Part of the Primulina huaijiensis isolate GDHJ02 chromosome 15, ASM1229523v2, whole genome shotgun sequence genome is shown below.
ACTACATAATCCAATCTAGCTTAAAGAGTATTTGAGAATAATCTTTATAGCCACTCTTTTGTTATTTACAAATATTTCTTTTCtaatatattattcaaatatttttgtttatttatttttaaatcatagtTTTAGGggaaaaccataaaatatttatggtcAAAATgttgaatataatatatatagtcAAAATCGAAACATCGTTTTAAACCAAAAGAAATATCCCCTTCACTTGCATGCACCTTTCACATGTAATAATGTACAGTCCTTGTAGCTATTTAAACCCCTCCACCATCCATCTTCTCTTCTCATTCCAAAACAACAAACAGAACTTGAGAAACTACAAATTGATCGAATGAGAATGTGTAATCATACGGATAAAGATGATTCGTTGCCCCGCAGATGTGTGTGGGTGAACGGCCCTGTTATCGTCGGCGCAGGGCCGTCGGGCCTGGCAGCTGCCTCCGGACTGAGGCAGCAAGCCGTCCCGTTCGTGATTGTAGAACGGTCAGATTGTATAGCATCTCTCTGGCAGAAACGGACTTACAATCGCTTGAAGCTTCATCTCCCGAAACAGTTCTGCCAATTGCCGAATTTCCCATTTCCCGATCACTACCCTGAGTACCCGACGAAGAATCAGTTCATCGAATACCTGGAGATGTATGCGAGGAATTTCGACATAAACCCGCAGTTTAATGAGTGCGTGGAGGAGGCGAGGTACGACGAGTCGTGCGGGTTGTGGAGGGTGAGGACGAGAGTCTCTGCCTGCGGGTCTGAGGTGGAGTATATTTGCCGGTGGCTGGTGGTGGCGACGGGGGAGAATGCAGAGCGATTGGTGCCGGATATTGAAGGTTTGAAGGATTTCGGTGGGGAAGTGATTCATGCCTGTGATTACAAGAGTGGGGAGAGTTTCAGGGGGAAGAAGGTGGTGGTTGTGGGCTGTGGGAACTCAGGCATGGAGATTTCTCTTGATCTTTGCAACCATGGGGCCAAGCCTTCAATGGTTGTTCGCAGCTCGGTAAGCATAATTATAGAgagaataaaatattcaaattttgtttgtttttgtttttgaaaaagcGCTTTAATTAAGAAGTATGTCTCACAAATTATTTATTCTGTATGTTCTTCTACTTCAGGTTCATGTGCTGCCGAGGGAGATATTTGGGAAGTCATCGTTCGAGCTTGCAATGTTGATGCTAAAATGGCTACCGCTGTGGTTGGTGGACAAGATTTTGCTTGTTTTAGCATGGATAATTCTCGGAAACGTCGAGAAATACGGGCTGAAACGACCATCCACTGGACCATTGGAGCTGAAGAACACTCAAGGGAAGACTCCAGTTCTAGACATTGGCGCACTCGAGCGGATCAAAACAAGGGATATCAGAGTTGTCCCCGGTATTAAGAAGTTTACTCGTGGCACGGTCGAGCTTCTTAACGGCGATAAACTAGAGATCGATTCGGTTATTTTGGCAACTGGATATTGCAGTAACGTCCCTGTTTGGTTGCAGGTAACAAAAAGATATTAACCTAAACCGATCAATATACACTTGTTTAGCATTATTTATTCTTAAATATCAGAGTTTGTTTTCTCAAGTTCTTGTCGTTTGGTGCAGGAAACTGTATTATTTTCCAAGAATGGGTTTCCAAAATCTCCATTACCAGATGGATGGAAAGGAAAAAATGGACTATACGCCGTGGGATTCACAAGGACAGGCCTATCTGGTGTATCCGCAGACGCCACCAAAATAGCTCAAGATATTGGCAGTCTTTGGAGACATAATTTGAAGCATTGTAAGAAGCAAAAAGTGCCCATCCACAGAAAATGCATTACAACCTTTCAATCAAAGGGGCCTTGAAATTCTTTCTAATAGGCTTCCATTTTTCtctcgttttttttttgccaaatagaacaaatataaattttgagagTTAACTATTACAAGAATAGGTAATGTAAAACCAAATATTTGTGAAGATTTTCAGATACTAGAAACCGTATATCAAATACCCAAATTTTGAATTGTTGCCATTTCCATTACTGACGgttgtataatatatatttgtatgatAAGTCAATGAAAGAAGTCTATGTTTCGTTTTATAGGTAAATTCTACttggaaatatttttatgacagATCCAACAATCCCAAATATATTAAGGTCActaatatatatgtgtatgataAGTCAATGAAATAAGAATTTCACATTTCTAgactgaaataatttaaaataaagtaaTATCCATCGTTTTATAAGtgcaaatcaaataaatatttttttttgcattttaatCATGTAAATTTATGATAGGCATATTGGACAAATGGATACATTCACatcacacaaaaaaatttacttttaacgGTCTAACGAAtcaaatttatgaaaaatatatattatttgaattaaacatgaaaaaaatattaaatattgatgACAATTTTTTTGACttagtaaaataataattatgataaTGAGCTCAATGTGGTATTAAATTGTTGATTCCCTTctcaagaaagaaaaaaaatcaattcacAACGTTCTTCTCTCTTCCTCCGCGCGTCATAAAACCCTAATTCCCCAAAATTTGCATAACAATTCTGCAATTAGATAAACCCGAAGCTCTAGAAATTTTCAATTGGCGTAACAAAGACGTAAAGGGGCCTAAGACATTTGGCCAATTTCAGCGGAATCTCTTTGTAATGGCGTCAATATACGGAGCGTTTCAGCTCGCAAGGGGCTTCGATTCCCTCTCTCCCGCTACTCCTTTGCGTACCCAATTCGCCGTTCTTTCTCGCCTCCCAAATGTTGTTTCAACTTTTTGCTGGGGCGATTACGTTAAACTTTGCAAAACCATTTCAAGAAATTCGCAGCCCATCAACATGCGGGCGATGTGTTCTGCGTCATTCGGACAGTGAACGGAAGATGCCGTCAAGAAGGCCGTAGGAGGAAAGCCAGTTGTCGTTTACTCCAAAACTTGGTGCTCGTAAGTGTCCGTTTTGATTAGTGTTGATTTTTGTGTTAAGAACATAATTTATTTGGTTTCTTTTACACGATGAtcggtgatttttatgaaaaacctTTGTCAATTTTACTCTTCGATTGTAATTGGGCTTTTTGAATTTTATGGTGGAAGGTTCTCATCGGAGGGGAAGCATTTGTTCAAGAGTGTTGGCGTCGAGCCATTTGTTATTGAGTTGGATCAATTAGGTATTACTTTTGCCTTCTCTTTTCCCTTAAAAATTTTTACTCTGAAGTACTGTTTGGCATAGAGGATGGGATGACCAAATTATTAAATGTAAGGTAATTTATGTAGTGTAATTAATTACACGATGTTTGGTGTAATGTTGAGTGTGGGCAATTTCATCAATGTTTATTTTATCATCCACACTAAACGGTACCTAACAGAACTGAATGTGTATCTGCTTTGGTTAATACTTAATCTGTGCGGTGCTTGcaatttcattttttctttgCTTACATTTCCTTGAAAATGATTTCAATGATTTGAACATATGTTACATGTGAAAAATAGTTAAGCACGTGGATGACTTTAAGTAATTCCAATCTGGATAATTTCATTACTTACGCTTCGCAATGAAATGCTTAGTGCTTtcttttatctattttttgagTACGTAATGTTAAAAGACATGCTTCCAAACAAGTGAGATGGAGCTGACATGATTTGCATTGACctattttttggattttagttCCATTTGTTTGCTTGAAGAACTTAACTGGCAACTCAGTTATTCCAACGGGCCTTAATCCACCAGTTTTCAAATTCAAGTTTATTTCCTTCTTTCATGGTCGACCCATATAATCATCTCCAGTAATTTCCCAAGGCATTTGTCGTATTCTTCATTGAGTAAAGAGGAATGAATTGTCCAACCTCAGAAGGTTTTATGGCGAGAGTGCAGAATGAATTCTGTATCAAGAAAGTTAATGTTAGTTGTGAGCCCAAACAACTGGTGGTGTTTCATGAAGTTTTTCTATTGTTCAGGCCCTCAAGGACAAGAACTACAGAAGGCTTTGGAAAAGCTAACTGGACAGTCAACTGTTCCCAATGTATTTATAGGTGCGAATTATCAACAATTAACAATATTGTGATTCtttcaaaaaatttgtttatgaTGCGACAATTACAATTCAAAAGTGTTTTATGTCAGTTTGTGATGTATAATTGTGTTTTAATGCTAAATACTAGGTATTAGCTATATTTACATGAAAGAATAAGAAGTGCCTTTTCGACCAATAATTCATTACTTTCAGAAAGATTaatgaatttgatttaatttttcgtcTGTCTTGTAATTGAATACGGCGAGGAACGATTGATAAGTAATCATCTTATTTGATTCTTGAACCCATTATGGTGTTGCAACTTTCATCTCTTTTGCTTTTGGTTATCCTTgtttatacaataaatattgaAGTTTATCTATAAccaatatatttctttttctttcccggGGGGCAAGCATATTGGTGGCTATACAGGTATCCTGTTATGAACATTAAGTTGATGGTTGCAGTGTCGCACTTTGGCTAAATTTTTAGATTCTTCctgaatataaaatttaaaacacaattcCTAAGTTCTTATGTTACTggtgaagaaaataaaatgattatAATTTATACACAGGGTAATCACTGAAATAGCAAGGGCTTCTAAATCTTATGGCATGATTAGCTCAGTTAATGCCAATAATGCTAGTGTCAACTTGGTGAAAATAATTACCTTAAACAAATGCTATAATGACCCCtgtatttttttccttattctATTTTGGTTAGATACTGTGAAGCTGCATCAAGAAGGAAAACTAAAGCCTTTGTTGGCCGAAGCTGGTGCCAAAAAGTCAGAGTAGCCTCTTGATCTTCTTGTTGTTGTGTACAGGTTCTACTCGTGCATTGAGAGTTCTAGTAGTTCTACAGCAAGATATACTACCATTTCTCCTtggatttgatataaaattgtaCTATTATGTTTTTGCCTCGGTTTCATAACTATGGAAttcttttatcttttcaggactCATGTCTTCTTAAATGACTAAGTTAATTTTTTTCTGATGGATACACTCTAAACCATGTGTAATTATTTTTCCACATTTGTTGGAGCTATTGATGACCTTTTTTTCAATTATACTTGATATTATTAAGGCTATTCTTCAATCTTTCAAGCCACCGAACAGCTTCTGTCGCCTAAATGTACTCCttatatttcattaatatttCGCGTCTATTTGGATCCTTCTGTGGTGGTCTTCTATTCTTCACTGCTAGAAGATGCCTCAAAAGCTAAGATGTAGATACGATGGAGATCTATGTGTCTGTTCTAAGAGGTTCACAAAATCTTTGTTCTTCTCCAGCAAATCAATGAAGATAAAATCAGTTGACCAATGTGGTTGAGGTATTTTTTTTACACTAGAGTGCTAGACTGGAATGTCATCCTATCATTTCTTTTTGTActaattgtttattttattatgaattGATATTTAGATTATTGTGATTTATGATTTCCTATATTCTAGTTCATGCAGTGATCATATCAAGATTCTTAATTTTTATACCAAGGTGACTGTTACAATACGCCTTACCAGTTTGTAGCTGtgtattttttagaaaattaaatttgattcgTAAGAATCGTATTTGAGACAATAAATATAcaattattatgaattttttgtgGTCATTTGCTCTTATTTGtgtttctaaaatattttcttgtgcACATATAAAGAGATTTTGACACTGTTCTAAGTAAAATTCATGTAGAAAAGAAGTGTATTTTTTAGGCATTTGTTAATGGACATAGGCTATGGACAAATCACATCTCTCCTTAGTCTTTTGCCTTTTTTCCTCCTACCATTTCACTGAATTATTACCATTCTTCATTTATCATGGTATCGAAACGGGTCAATCCTGCCCTCTTAAAACTTCACATTGATCATTTTATATATCTCCCGTGGTTCACTAAATCTAACTTGTGTACCCGACGTTACATTTGTTGCCACCATAAATCCAGATGCAGCAGATGTCATGCTGCAGGTTGTTCAAGTCGTGTAATGATTTTGCATCATTTTGTTTAAAATGCTGTTTCTTGAAAATACACCGAGCAGCCAATTcttatttttgtgatttattgACTACACATCCATCATTGCTGTGTTGAAATTGTTTATTCGAAGGCCACAGTTAATGGGAATTCCAGGCCAAGTAACGTGATGCCGGATTATGGTTTTGCGTTTGAATTTGGATTCTACTACGCCCTGATTATTGTGTCTGTCAGAGACTCGGAGGAAGTGATCAAGGGGTTGTTGCAATGTCTAAAGGGAGAATTGGTGGGAATCCTGAGGCCTGAAATCCGGTAAGTGAAGATGGCTAAGGCGGTGCAGGTGTTGAGCTAAATGTGTACGGATCCCCTGTAAACATTATAATTGGCACACAACCccttgaattattttaataggATCAACGGTTGTTACgtatttaaaacattatttcACGTGCCCCTGATCACCACTGTCATTTTTTTACACCAACTTCCTTGAATGCCCTCATATATACGATATAGTCAGTTGCCTCTTTTCTTCTTTggcttcttcttcatcttcattgtACCAGTCAAATCTTTGGGTAGAAGCTCGCATGAAGTCCAAATCCTGCAAAATGCGACCACCAAGCCATGGGCCTTTTTTAGGGGTTCTGTTGATTCAATGGCTGCTGGTGGAGTTGACTGCGTTGGTAGAGGAATCGTTCCATCGAAACTTCAGAAAAGATGAAGGATAAACGTATCTATTGAATACTATATCAAATGATACGTAATGGCGCGAATCTGGGTTTTTGTATATGAAAAATGTCGGCTTCATATAACCACACATGTATTTTATCATCTGCCTAGGGCTGGGGCTTACCGGGATGACCACACTGAAATAATctggatcaattttattttgaatcctTTTGGCACAGGTAGTAAAGGCAGGTAGAAGTGACTGGTGACGCAGCAACGAAGGAAATGGATACCCCTTTTGCTGTTCTTGATCCACCAAAAGCCACCTACGCTTCCATTgaaaaattcaatgaaaataatGTTCATTCCGATTCTAAGGAGTGTGCGGAAACTGAggtaaattgtgattttaagGATTCTGATTTGAACTCCAATGGGGATTCAAAATCAGAAATGAAAGTGAAGGAAATtgttgataatatcaaaattaatgAAAACATGCCGTGTGTGTATAAAGTAAAAGAGAAAAACCTTATGACTTCTAGTGTTTGTTGATAAGGGTAATATCGGTGGCTGAGCTTCTTATTTGGAACCATGGAAGGGTTAAATTCAGGAAAATTAGAACTGGGCAAGCTTGATGCTGACGAAGGGTAGGGAAGGGAAgaaaattatcataaattatGGTGATGTATGGAAATTTATTCCGATGTATGCTTCACATTTGTCACGAATAATTTTCATGTTGAGGATTTGCTTAGCCGAACCAAATATTTCATGGCAAATGATTTACCAAGCTCTTGCTTGATCTTCTCAATCTTTAAATCATCACGGCCAATAATTAACATATCATCGACATATAACATGAGAATCACAAAATCACTGTCAGATAATTTCTTAACAAAATGACAATGATTGGAAGTAGTTTTACTATACTCATTAGCTTCATATAAGCATCAAAGTTTTTGTACTATGGTCTTAATGTTTGCTTAAGCTCATATAAATTCTTTCTCAGTTTGTTCTTCGAGTTGctccatataaatttcttcttccaaATGGAGGAAAGCCATTTTCACGTCAAGTTGTTCAATCTCTGAGTCCAAACTGACAATTATCCCCAAAACAACTCGAACCGAGCTTATCTTCACAATAACTGAAAAAATCTAATCAAAATCAATACCTTTCGTCTGATTAAATCCCTTGACAACCAGTCATGCTTTGTATCTTGATAGTAAGCTATTCTTCTCTTACTGAAATCTAAACAATCATTTGTCTTTCTGTAATTTCACCAAATCGTAAATGTTGTTCTCATgcaaggattttattttatcttgcaTATCACTCAACCACTATTCTTTTTTTCTCATGTGACAACACTTCTCGATAATTTTCTAATTCTCCATCATCAGTGAGTATTGACATAATATATAGTGGAAGGTTGTTTGTCCCGGGTGGATGTTCTTGAGTGAGCTCAACTGATAATTTTGTTGGTTTCTCATCAACTGGTTCATTCTTAGTTAACGTAGGATCACTTGTCTGAATATCTAACATGTATAATAGATGGACGAACCATACCCAAATCAACTAGATCTTCATTGCTAGAATTTGGCTtctctgatttttcaaaatttacaatgGTCCGATTTTCAAAGAAAACTGCACCTCTCCTTTTATAACATTCTTCTGGATTTGGATCTCAAAATCTATACTCAAACTTTTAATGATTGTCtccaataaaaaaatacattgtCTCATTTTACTGACAAGTTTAGATCCATCTTCTTTGGGAACATGCACAAATGCCATGCATCCAAAAACTTTCAAATTCTTACATGAAACATCTTTTTTTGTCCATACTCTCTGTGATATATCGTGATCCAGATGAACTGAAGGCGAAAGATTTATCAAGTCAACAACTAATCTCATATCCTCCTGAAAATAGATTTCAGCAACTTTGCATGAGAGAGTATACAACGAATTTTGTCATTAGTTGTGCGGTTCATTCTCTCGGCAACTTCATTGTGCTGAGAATTTTTTTGCTCTGTCTTTTTAAACTTGATCTCATGAGTTCTACATTATTCGTCAAATGACCCCTATGTTCACCACCACTGTGTGAATGAACCATTTCATTTTCTTGTCAGTTTCTCTCTCAACTGACACTTGAAAAAGGTTATAATAACTTGAAATATGGTATTTAGTTTTCAAAGCATAAGCACACCTTTCTGGAATGATCATCAATGAAGCTAATATGCTAACGAGCATCACTCAAACTTAtaacattcataaaaaaaatatcagtaTACACCAAATCCAACACATTAACTTTTCTAGATGGGGGAAAAGTTTTAAAATGCACTTTGTGTTGTTTTCCAGCCAAACAATGAGTGCATACCTCCAAATTGATAAGCTTCAGACcgtgaataatttgtttctagGAGAGCTTATGCATACCATTCTGGACCATTTGTCCAAGCCACGTAGGTCATAGTTGAGTTGACGAATCATCAACCACATTCAACATTCAATTCTCCCCATAAGACTTACCCTCCATCAAATAAAGAGAACTATATTTCTTTCATCTAACAACCACCAAAGACCTCTTTGTGAGTTTCTATTTAGCTTAACCAAAGTGGCGAATTTCAAAAACATTCCTCACATTCATCAGATGCAATCGGCATCCGATATCAGTAATTGTGTAGACATCCACTCATGCCTATAATTTTACACTTTGCATTATTATTCATCTTCGCATTACCAAACTCACCATCGGTGTAGGTAGAAAACACATCACGACGAGAAATAATGTGATACGAAACACCAGAATCAACTACCCAATGAGAATTCTGACATGTGAGATTATACATCTAATAATTTTTACTATACTCAAATTGTCACTCATTCAATTTAGCAGAAATCCACAGTATCCgtctaattttcaaatttaatgcaGGGCATTAACCTCGTGTGTGTGAATACTAACAAGAACAAAATAGTAACTTTCAGCACAAGATAAATGAAAGAATACTTTTTGTGACAATGGTACACATGCTTACATTATTTGACAAACATAGAACCACTCACTGTCTCGAATCAGTGGATGAGTTGTGGTTAAGTAAACTAGGCTTCGCTTCACCACCATGCAATCCATACTGCAACAAGAAGTTCATtaagaatttaaatatttacccaaaaataaattaaaagtacAGAAAAACGAATTACTTACAAGCATATGAACAAAAATAAACACTCCATAGTATCAATCATGGCAAAggaaaaaatcaaacatatacCTTTTCTCTCATCCTCGAACTCCATATATCAGAATCGCCTCTGGTTGACCCGGACGCTTTGCCTGAATATGAATGTAAAAGAGGTTCCCTTGTTCTACTCCTACGATCATAATCTATCTCGATGTCGTCGTCATCTCTCTGACTCGAAACTGATGATCTGATTATTATGGCAAAAAGTATGGACAGCAcctaaaaaggaaaaaaagattcattcatATGAAGTCAAAGTATATCGAATATGACTAAAAGGTAAGCGTAGTCTATGACAGGTAGCCTACAGTTTTGTTTCCACGCATTTCCCTTTTCTTAAAGTAGCAAGATGTGAATCAAAATCaatcagaaataacagaatGTCCATGCATTCTAACATACAATGATTCAACTGTAACAAGTATTACAATCCCAAGGAGTTAGATATAAACGAGTAGTCAAATTTTGCTGCGGACTTATATATCTTACATGTCAAACATATAGAAACAAAATAGAGAAAAACATGCCTGTATTACAACAACAGCAATGCCAACCCACTCAAACACATCCATGTTGCTTTTGATGAAGGCACATACactttcaagttctccagtggGGTCGAAAGGAAGCTTCT
Proteins encoded:
- the LOC140958651 gene encoding tetraspanin-18-like isoform X2, yielding MRTPCCHTFLAFILKFLNFLQTFIGVSMIIYSGYMLDQWHRHHGDVSFPLPLAAVSFNHNVLGLDFRSLPETWFIYGFMGVGILICCITCIGHFAAEAINGCCLCFKLPFDPTGELESVCAFIKSNMDVFEWVGIAVVVIQVLSILFAIIIRSSVSSQRDDDDIEIDYDRRSRTREPLLHSYSGKASGSTRGDSDIWSSRMREKYGLHGGEAKPSLLNHNSSTDSRQ
- the LOC140960148 gene encoding probable indole-3-pyruvate monooxygenase YUCCA5, with protein sequence MRMCNHTDKDDSLPRRCVWVNGPVIVGAGPSGLAAASGLRQQAVPFVIVERSDCIASLWQKRTYNRLKLHLPKQFCQLPNFPFPDHYPEYPTKNQFIEYLEMYARNFDINPQFNECVEEARYDESCGLWRVRTRVSACGSEVEYICRWLVVATGENAERLVPDIEGLKDFGGEVIHACDYKSGESFRGKKVVVVGCGNSGMEISLDLCNHGAKPSMVVRSSVHVLPREIFGKSSFELAMLMLKWLPLWLVDKILLVLAWIILGNVEKYGLKRPSTGPLELKNTQGKTPVLDIGALERIKTRDIRVVPGIKKFTRGTVELLNGDKLEIDSVILATGYCSNVPVWLQETVLFSKNGFPKSPLPDGWKGKNGLYAVGFTRTGLSGVSADATKIAQDIGSLWRHNLKHCKKQKVPIHRKCITTFQSKGP